Part of the Mauremys mutica isolate MM-2020 ecotype Southern chromosome 1, ASM2049712v1, whole genome shotgun sequence genome is shown below.
tCAACTGCTGCTTgcacagataaattcatggaggttaagtccattaatggctattagccaggataggtaaggaatggtgtccctaggctctgtttgtcagaggatggagatggatggcaggagagagatcacttgatcattgcctgttaggttcactccctctggggcacctggcattggccactgttggtggacaggatactgggctgcatggacctttggtctgacccggtatggccgttcttatgttcttatagtcaATTAAAGTTTCTCATTCACTGCAATGGGTGCAAAATTAGGCCAGCACTGAAACATTCTTTTCTGATAAGCACacccatggtgtgtgtgtgtgtgtgtgtgtgtgtgtatttgttacattttaaaagaaaaatatatattgagAGAAGAATTGTGAGCTTTAAGATATTTCTAACTATTAAAAAGATAAATTAATGTGACACGTGTCTAGCCGTTAGCATGCTGCAGCTCATTGTTATACATGTAATTGTTATAAGTGATCCAGTCGTCTGAACACTGGTATTCTTGATTGTACTGAAGATACTGACAATAAACTGTTTCTTTCCCCAGGAAGTAAGAAGGGGAGAGTCTTTGTAAAACAGCTGCACTGAACTGATATGTCAGCTTCCTTCGGATTTTAATGATTTCCCCTGTTCTTCCATAGTTCCTCAATGCTCTGGCCATTTTCTGATATGTCATGACCTTGCGGTTTCCCTTTctttccccccacagctctgcaagTTTCTCCTTGTTTTTGGAAACAAACTGGAAGACACCATGGGGTTTATCCACCCACTGGATGCAGTTTGCCATATCTGGGTCACACAGAGACTCATGAAGATATTCAAACAGGCGAAGTTTTTTTCTCCCtatcaaaaaataaaatgcaaatggtCAGAGCAAAGTCTAGGTCAAGGTAGTACCCAGTCACAGATTAAAAGGCCAGTATAACAGGAGCAGTAGAAGACCAGCAATGGATTTAATGGGGCTATAGTTGTGAGATATAGCCAGACTGTGGCAATAGGGATTTGATCATTACAAGATTGATAGTGGGGTATATGGTGACCATAAATAACATTTTGCACTTTGGTAGCTGGCCTCAAAAGTGGCAAATTTAACAAGATATTTAGACAGACTTCTAATGAATGCTTGGGGGAGCCCATAGTCAAGATACATGTTGGAACCAATGCCATGGAGCAATGCAGGAAAGAGGTTCTGAATGGAACCAGTCAGAATATTAAGGTAAaaggggtgggttttttgttgttgttgtggttgcTGAAATATGCTGTTTTGTCAAGGCCAAAACAATTTGGGTCCAACGAATCGATTCTGACCAACTGGGAAGGTTTCTGAGGTCCAGGGTGGACTTGCTGGTCAATTCAAGAGAGAGATCTGAATCGAAACCCTGACCTTTTTTATCACAAAATAGGCAATTGACACAATTCCATTTCACAAAAATGTTTGAAagcttttgttttcattccaaggTAGAACTAAAACAAATTTTAATACCTCAAAAGTTGTCGTGAAACAGAATTGTCATCCTCCAGCCACCTCTGGTTCTGGAGGCTTAAGGTAGATTACTAGGAAACAGGCTTAACTCCAGGGCTTTAAAGTTGCTTTTGTCTGAAGTGTTTCTAGTTCCATGCTCAGAGCCAGCCAGACAGGGGATGAGAAGCCAGTGTAAAGAGGTgggacttagggcaggtctacaatAAAAGTGCAacagcagctgcaccactgtggtgcatctggtgaagatgctctctGCCAACGGGGgagtgctctcccattggcagAATTACTCCATCTCCTTGAGAGGCGGGAGCTATGTTGTTGGGAGTGTGTCTCCAGCCAACatagcaccggtgtggacagcgcttaggTTGCTGTAACTGGAGTCGCTCGGGGTGGTGGTgtctttttcacatccctgagggaTGTAAGTTAGATCGACTTAAGCGGTAATATAGACCTGCCATTAATTTTATTGAACACGGGGAAAATTGGGAGAAGGGAGAGTCTATGCAGAAGTTCCACTTTAACCAAAGTGGAAGCAGACTGCTGGCACCTAAAACTAATATGATTTGGGGTGATTGTTTTAAACTAGGAGGAGGCAAGCTGACAGTTGCCCAGGAGCACTTAGTCCAGACCAAGACATCTGCTAGGGATGACAGGAACCCTGCATCTGGTAAAAAAGAATAGGACAGCTGTACTGGAGGAGGAACCACTTGAGCTCAGAGGTACTTTCCAGAAAAGTAAGAGGATGTCAGACTAAGGAGTTAATTAAAAATAGGCATACAGCTATGTAGCCTATAGGACCCATATTATCTAAACAACATTATTAACCTCCCTAAAATCAGGCAACAGCTAGAAACAAATACTCTGCTACCACAATGAAAagtttaaaagcaaaaataagtGAACTAGAATGCCTGGCAATGGAAGATGGccccgaagaagtgggtattcacccacgaaagctcatgctccaatacttctgttagtccataaggtgccacaggactctttgctgcttttacaggacaTAATAGGCACTTCTGAAACTTGGTAGAATGACAAAAGTCAAGGCACCCTGGCTAGAAACTATACAGGAAGTTGCAGCAGTAGCATTAACAGATTCCATATAATAAAGTTAAAAGTTTGGAGTGGAAAATCAGTATGGATACAAATCCCAAGTCAGAATACAAATATACTAGTAGGGTGTATAGTTCTGGTCTCCTGACCAGCAGAAGGATATTGAGTACACAGGGTTTGAAAGAGAGCAAACAGGCAACTTAGTCTAATAAAAGAATAATAATCAAATGTATCTGCAACTAACAACATGTAAAATGGTCAAGTATTGCATTAGGATAAGTTTTAGAGAGGCAATATTTCCATATTTTTAGTGATTGCTTCTTGGAATAGTGAGCTCTAGTGCGCGCAGGAGAGGCTATTATTGACTTAGTCCCAAAGAGTTTATTCAAGAAGTAACTGTAGTTGAACCACTAGGTCATAGTGACCAAAGTATAATCAAGTTTAACATCAGTCAGCAAGGGAACATAACAAAAGTTGGCACTCTGAGACTAAACATTAGAAAGGGAATTTTCAAACACAACAACAGAAAAGGGAAGCTACTCAAGAAGACCCTCAAGTCAAAAAAGGAGCATTTCATCTCAGCATGAAGGCTACTTAAGTCTACCatagcagagtcacagaaggcATGCTTACCCCTAAACAAAAACAAGCAGAAAGGCAAGAAAAACAGAGTGGTTAAATTGCAAGGTGCATGAGGTAATTTGAGCCAAACCAGATATCcttcagaaaatggaaatccaactctagtgaagtcaatagaatGGAGCATAAACTATGATAAAATGCACAATGGAATTTAGGAAAGCTAAAagggaatttgaagagcaaatggACAAAgacataaaataaattaaaattttatttagGTATATCAAAAGCTTACCAGGGAACTGATGAGTCTGCTGGACCACAGGGAATAAAAGTAGTAAATAAAGTGGATAAGTGGACATTTGCAGAGAGCTAAATTATTTCTTTGCACTGGTCTTCACCACAGATGATTTACCTTTTTTCAGGTAAGGAGGTGGTATTGTCCAAGACTGAGATATCAAAAGATGTAACTCTTCTTGGAAAATTACAATCTTCTAGTGGAGTAACATTTTGATGTAGGGGATTCTATAAATCAGATGGCTAGATTATTCCAGTCTTTTTGCTATCTGTCTGCAGACCTCAGATCAGAATTAAGCCTTTTGGGAGTTGTATTCCAGTAAATATTACATCAAAAGATTAATTAAATTTCTCCTAATAATAGTAAAGGAAAGAATTGAGGAAATAATGAAAGAAGCATGATTCACCACTTCTAAAAGAAGGATTTGGCGATAACACAATGTTCACAGATAGCAGAGTTCTTTCTACACACCTTTCCCTCCTTTTTGCTGGCTAGCAGTAGTATGCATCACTTGGTTTTCTGGAATATTCGACAGAGTGTGGTAAACAGTTCCTTCAGAATATAAATCTGTTGCACTATTCTTCAAGAAATTAAGACAACAAAGCATTACTACCAGAAAACACCatgggagaaaaagaaaatttgAAAAGAACTGGCTCACTGGATAGCCTCAGGAAACCTATCATTCATCACATAACACACAGGAGATTTTCCCCCCACCACTACTGTGTGTAGTACATAGTGTTAATAAAGAGTACTGTCAAACTAGGAgaaacaaggtgagtgaggtaatatcttttattggaccaacttcggctggtgagagagacaagcttttgaaccacacagagctcttcttcaagtccaGGAATGATATTCCTAGTGTCACGGCTAAATAACAGATTGTTATAGCAAAAGTAGTTAGCATATATTCTAAGggacattcaaggtagagtggtcTGTTAacaccctctgcagtcataggacaaaaagggtggttagtgggttacagattgtaataaaccataaatctagtgtctctgttcagtccatgatttttaggctATATCTATACTAcagtaacttatgtcactcaagggGATGaataaatcacacacacacacacaaacacatacacctCATACATTACACTGACATAGgaactggtgtggacagcgctatgtcacgGAGGCTGGAGTAGGTAAGCCAATGAGAGAGCTTAGAGcggctacattagagagctttAATCAGCACAGCTGCATTACCTCTTGCTGCAttgatgcagctgcgctgctgtacaCTCTCttgtgtagccatgcccttagtgtccagcaaagttatgaatttaagctcccaggctcctctttggaaagtgttgggcaggttccctttgaggatgaggactgataggtcagacatagagtgatcgctttgatGGAACCAAGCTACCTGTGACTCTCACCAAGTCTTCCCGCTGTGGAGGGGACTTTGTGGGGAAGGCAATGCAGCCTAGGGCCTATCAGCATACTAAGAAGCAGACCATGGAGTAagggtgatgttttctttcagtactTGGAAGACCACTCTCATTAAAAAATGGAGAAGGTCTTGCAGGGTAGAGTTGTACCAAGGGGCCCGAACCCTAACCCTCCACCCTCCGCCACCTTCTCCTCTCTAAAATTAGGCTGCTGGTGAGGCAACCACATGCACAGTACTCGGCAATCTTGCTTTCCTTCTTATAATCCATGTCAGTCAAGAGAATCATTTAAAAACATCCTAAAATGGAGAGAGACCGGACACTGGAGTTTGTTCTTCTCAGCCTGCTGCCCAAATAATACCTTATTGGTAGTTTTGTCTGCTAGTTTGCACAGAGCTCCAGTGATCCACATTAATTGATGAACCACTATGCAAAAGACTAAGAATTACATCTCCATCAGTCCCCTTTGATCTCTTCTATCCAATGGTGTCAAATAGTTAATCTTGGTGCTAAAAAGAGACCATGAAACACACTGTGCAAAGATTTTCCCATGCAGTCTAAACTGAATTGCTCCTGACCAGGCAGGCACCAAGTTTATAATCTGCGAGGGAgtgctccccctggctctgcccagaccccacccccagtccagcccttcccccaatgccccatcccaccctgcttcttcccacccacactccacccccgccTTGCCTCTTCCCTGCCTATTCATGCCCCCGCCTcgcctcttcccatcccattCCGCCCTGCCTCCCCCGAGTGtgctgtgccctcactcctcctccctcccccgcagcgccTCCTGGCACCGCGAAACAGCTGATCCGTGGCAGGTGGTAGGGGCtggaaggaagggggaggtgctgattggcggggCCTGCCggaggcaggaggtgctggggggagggagaggtgttGATAGGAGGGCTGCCGGTggatgctaagcacccaccatttttttcccattggttgtccagccccggagcacccatggagtcggcgcctatgaggGTGGATTTTTGTCCGGATGTGAAATATGAAGAGACAGCTTTCATTCTTATGGTTGCTTGCTACACTGTATGATTTACTTACTATTACATTTCTCCAGCTGTATACTGGTTCCTCTGTAGGTGGTGCTGCAGAGTAGTTTGGACTTGCTCTGAGGTGAGGATGGTGGTCGATTAGGGTCGGGCAATTTTTATAATCTACTTGAGAATTTGGAAAAAAAGAGAATGAGTgagaaaagggaagaaaaggaaataattttttttaaaatcacctaaATCTTCCTTCTTCCTTCCAGGTCTACCATTTTACCTTGTCCTTCTCTGTCTACCTTCTAGATTAGAAATTCTCCAGAGCAGGGACTCTCTTAATATTGGTGGCTTATCCAGCACCAAGCATATAGTAGTCATATACTAagactaataataataatgtcactaggttgttgttttttttagtttGACGGAAAACGGAATTAATGAAAAGAGGCTCATTGAGCAATATAAAATAGTTTGGATAATAAAGAAAAGGTCCATGCTCACCAAATATAATGATGAAAGCAGGGAACATCATAGAGGACTAAAACAAATGTTAGAATTGTTAGAAAGGAAAAGAATACTTTGTACACTTTCTATGCAGATGTCCATCAGTACAGCCAAGTGGAATGAAATAATAAATAGAATTCTGTAAACATGATTTTAGGCAGTTCCATCCTATTGATCTAAAAATCTTCATAATGAGGGGCCTAGAGAATGCTACTAATCTAAATGAACTACAGGGAAAATATTCCTGTGGTGTGAGCATCTGCAATGCCAAAAAGAATTTACACTGAAATAACTAAAATCCTCAGGATGTTTAAAGATAGCATAAGGGAACACTGGGTTGATACATCTGGAAACAATTACACACTGTTTAAATGAACAGAAGACGATTTTGAAGGGATATGCTTATTCCATTTTGAAATGTGGGCCAATCCTGAGATGTGCTGAGCACTGTGAGTTGCAAATGCTTGGCATCTTTCTGGATTGTACCCCTATGGATTTAGTCAAGATCAATACTACATATGATACAAGTTATCAACACTTGTAAGAAATTATATATAATGGGTTCTTCAGccaatgtaaatcagcatagaatGGAGTTACATTGATaaaaaccagctgaggatctggcccaatgtatATATTACTATCTATGTATTAGACCAGGGGTGaccaatctgagcctgagaaggagccagaatttactaatgtacattgccaaagagccacagtaatacatcagcagccccccatcagctccccaatcctgctcccagcgcctcccacccaccggcagccctgccatCAGCACCTCCCGcttcctccctgcacctcctgatcagctgtttcatggctgggggggggggagtgaggacactgcaggctcaggggtgggggcaggaaggggtggagttggggaagggctgtggcagagccaggggttgagcagtgagcacctcccagcacattggaaagttggcgcctgtagctccagccacggagtcggtgcctatacaaggagctacatattaacttctgaagagccgcatgtggctctggaaccacaggttggccacccctgtattAGACTATAATAGGTTAACATGTCAAATAATAATATATACCTCTTGAGAGAAAActgtcaatggcagttttgccactgattcaatgggaccaggatttaacACTGTGTCTTCCTGTGTCCCCATATCTATTCATTATGTAAaatgaacaaacagaaaatagaaaagagctcAAGTTGTACTGTATTTTGATTCAAAAGACCTCTCTATATTGCAGATCTCAATTAACAGCCTGCCACTGTTTCAAGTTTTTAAAAGCCATCATGTTTACACTTAAAACCTATAAAATCACAATTTTCTAAAAGAGATTATCCAGAACTTAAGTTACTATATATGCACAAAAATGTTTATCTTAATTTGTATTTAATGGATCCATCTTAATGTAAATTCAGTGAATATAAAAATCAATTGTCCTtgagagttttttgttttgttttgtttttttgtttttgcattgcAAATCATTGTTGCATCCACAGAGTAATTTGCGGGACATTTTGCAGTTAAATACATCAGGAAAACTGATAAATGACTGCTGCACAGTAATTATGAATATTTTGACAATAAGAAACAATTGTCCAAACAAAGCAGTCTAAGGTTTTTTGtgtataaaaaattaaaaatgataaagtataatgaaaataattatttttacctGGTGAATACTGAATCTCACCATCAGAATGTTGCTGTAACACCTCTAAGGCATCTTCAAAGGCTTGACCCAATATGTCTTGGTCAGAATAATTCTGTAAGAACAATAGGTCTTTTCTGCTTGAAATCAACAAAGAACAGCTTTGATACTTCAAATTCCAAATACTTGGAAAATCCCAAATAAATAGAACAATATAATAGATTATGCATAGAATAAACCATCCTGGAAGAATATACATTTTGCAGATACTGACAGCCTAATCCTATAACTCTTATATATGTGACTAGTTTCTGGTCTTTTGAGAAGTCTCTTTGAGATCAACAGGACTATTAATGTGAGTATAATTACCCAGGAGTGCAAATGTTTCCAGGATAATGTCTTTAATTTGCAGCAAAAGTTTACAAAAGATTGTTGGATTGTTTTATAGGCTTTAATAAGAAGTTTTATATCTGTAATATAATATGACTTATTAAAACTAAAGTTATGAAACAATAACATGGAAGTGGCTTAACATGTGACACACAAATTAGGAACTGAAGGCTACAATATTGTAAAGCAGCATATAGGAAGCCACATTGTGGAATTTTACAAAACCACTTTTTGCCATTTGTATGGCAGTTTGGTATTTTATTCAAAGTAGGGATAACAATAATTTTGCAAACTATGCAAACTCCTAAGAGTTTTCTAGGAGTAAATTGGAAGCTGTTCTTaatgaaaaataagaataaaCGGACTGCAGACTTACCATTATTTAGATACCAAAGTTGCAATCCTGTTTAAAAGGAAACAATATTATTTTCAGGTATTTCAACATGACTAAAATTACTTCAGTggaatcaatggagttactccagattatTAACAGTGCAACTCAGGACAGAATGTGAAAAATTTATGTAATTTACATCATTATTGATAAAAACGTACCTACGTTTAAGAAGTACCCTTTGATTGAaatttttaatataattaatattaaaTTAGTTACAACATTGATTTTAGAGATTTGTCTTGGATTTTGTATTAAAAATTCCACACAATTTCTCAATATTAAGATTTCATGGAAGCACCATGTTACTTTAACTAAAACTATTAATTCTGACATTATTACCTCACATATCTAACCTCTATATATGAACATTTTAGAGAAATTTTAAAGTGACTATATATTGCTATTGGCATTAAATCTTGATTACCTTAACCTCTTAATTTCCCAAAGATTATTGGCCTGACTCAACTGCAGGTATTTAAGTCTTTCTGTTTTTCAGACGTCACTGAAAACAAtaataggtttttttccccccactgtaATTTAGCATATAAATATGTATGCATATACATAGCCATCCAGAGTAATTGTCAGTCCCTCAAGCAAATTAGGTTGTTTTATAAACAATGATGATAGATTAATTTTTAACCAGCTGAACATAGAATATATGTGATGTGCAGCATTATGTATAGATGGTTCCTTAGCATTTCTTTTGGCACATATAGACATATATATTTATGCAGTTTTATATAATTAGTTTTTGCTACCTCTCTGAAATGGGACctgtaatttttttcagttttaagtgTAATATTCAAATTACCTTAAAAATTCAATCAATCTATATTTTACCTCATTAATGGTTTGATTCTGCTCCGTTGAAAACAGTGGAAGTTTtggcactgacttcaatggaagtagaATTAAGCTCCGTAAGAGAATCTGGATGAGGTATTTAAATATAAATGAGAAACAAATACTTTGTTCCTAACTGACTGTAAAGATATGACCTGTTAAATACACTCCTGTAAACAAGTAGcagtgtattttaaaatgtatatcaaGGTACTGTCTAATTTTATAGATGTCTTTTAAACCCTTCCTGACTAAATTGTTTGTTACCATATACGTGGTTCTGAGGGTATACACaaaaagagtgaaatcctggcccaacaACGTCAATGgttgttttgccattgacttcaatgagatcagGATTTCTCCTCAATATTCTGTCTCTATAACATACACAGGAAGGACCAAGTTGTTCTTTGGCATAAAACTATTGATTTTGATTTCAGAGGTAACTTAAGACAGATTTTGGCCCTGGTATTTGTTGCATACTGAGCTTTAGAATTTAATTTAAAGGTTTGATTCTGCATTGCTGAAACCCATGGGAGTTCTTATTTAAAACCACCATTCCTGGCATTTTAATTAACATACATTTCTTAAAATAGAGCTGTTTTATCCCACCAAAAGTCCATACTAGTAAGTGGTAAAGTTGATTACATTGCTACAATAATTGATGGCTTACATAGCCTAACAAGGTAAAATACTGGTAACTGCTGAATGACTGAGCTgaaaacagagaaagagagagaaaaataatctgAACACTTACCTAGGATAGAAACTTCACATACAACTCAAAGAACCAGTTATATAAATAATGAAGTACTGAATTATTACAGCAATAGGCTGGCAGAAAGGTTGCATTAAATAGCCGATTTTGGGGAAGTGCTTCAActaggggtttttgttttgtttttgagcaaAGGTGCAGCACAGTGCCATCATAGTTTTTAATTTTGCGTAGGGCAATAGATGGAATGACTATGTGCTGCAGAATGTTTTTTCCAAAATAGTAGCAATTTACTTTGGAATAAAGTAAAGTGTTTAAATTGTTGCTTAAAACAagcaaaattataagcaattaAAACTGATTCTGTGTGACTGTGGAACAGCCTTGTAAAATTGTCATGAAAATGTTACAGCCCAGGTACAAAATTTGCTTGCCTTCTCTTTGCCATGATGATTGGGGTGAGGTGTTGGAGTGGAAAGAGAAGTGAATATTGTCCCAGCCATACCGGAAGAAAGACAGGAGGCAATGGATGCGGTTTAATTAGCCCACAACCTTATTCACTTAAAATACCTGATAATAAATTATACAGTGCAGGTTATAATTTCCTTAATTGTTTCCCCCAATTTGGGAAGGCTGCTTTCagccctcccccttcccaaccTGGTCCCAGCCAACCTGTTGCTGGGACCCTGCTGCCATCCCCTTGTAGGAGGTTTAAGGGGTCTGGAAAAggaggggggttggctccctgttGTACCAGATGTTAGAAGTACTGAGCCCCCTTTCCCCAGCTTCCTTAAGGGAGACTTTTCTCTAAATTCTCATCCAATCTATTTTATCCAATAACCTTCCGTAACTAGTACTTGTATTCGACATCTGTCACAGCAATGTGCCAACAATTAGCTTGGATGTCTCCCCCACTGTCTGCCAGATTCACCAATATTTACCAATTCCTTCCCTACTATCGGACAAAAATACATCTGCTCCCCAGTCAGATGGGTGTGCTACCATCCATCCTGAATAATGGGTGACCAAtaagatcatagaatattagggttggaagggaccgcaggagatcatctagtccacccccctgctcaaagcaagaccaatccccaaatagccccctcaaggattgaactccccagcctaggtttagcaggccaatgctcaaaccactgagctatccctcatgtACAGATGAGTATCTATCAATTCCTTTGGATCACACTTGAATTTATACATCTCCCAATTTATGTGCCCCCTGGCTTTATCATGAAGGCTTTGTGGCTCCATGCCATCTCCTCCACTGCCACATTTCAGACCAAATAATTGTCATAATAACCCAGGAAAAAATCCTGGATCTGCCCCAAATCCCTCTTAACTTTGATTATCAAGTCAACATGCTCCTAccctttgagcattggcctgctaaatccatagctgggagttcaatccttgagggggccatttagggatctgggtcaaaaatctgtctggggattggtcctgctttgagcagggggttagactacatgaccttctgaggtcccttccacccctgatattctatgaggtgAAAAATAATCATGTCTGGGCCCAGATCCGCgaaggtatttaggcttctaacttccactgatttcaatggaagttaagagcctaaatacctttgtggatctaggccCTAGTGTCTGCAGTCATGGTAACACATTTTACTCATCCATCAATCTTCCCTGAGAGGGTGACCTAGGATTTTGCTAGTAGAATTTTAGAATTTGCTAGTAGAGTCTAACAATTGTGCCCAAATATCTTTCCccaacaatgggccagatcctcagctggtataaatcatcaTAATTACATTGGTTTCAATGCAGttttgccaatttacaccagctgacgaTCTAGCTCAGTGTATAAATTTAGAAGAAGCTCCTATGATAGAAAGAGCTACATCAAAATTCTTGCTCGGTACAGTCCAGAGCTCCTGATTTTTGGGAAAGTTCCTCTTCTCACCAGGATCTAGGTAGCTAACTTTTCAGAAGCAGACCAATCTATTTTGGCATGTTTTCCAAAATGACCTCAATTGCATGCCATGCAGTGCTGTAAAATAGTACTCACCCACATGAGCCAAGCACCATCTTTAACAAGTTCAATGTAAAGTTCACATAAATAGAATAACTATCAATTAGTAATACTACACCTGACTCTGAACTGTGAGTATAACTGATTTGCAGACAAAAATAGCTGTGGGTGCCAAATACAAGGGCAATTTTGCCCTAAACCTTCAAGATATCTGACATGTTTTCCTAGAAAAATACAGTACAGCAATAGTTCAGTGTTGGAGTTTTAAACCTAGAGTTTCATTTTACAAATTATTCTGATCTGACTTGTGTTTTGAAAGGAAAATGAACTGCAAGAAATGTTTGTAAAATTGTGAATCATAACTCAGTGTGTGAAGTGGGACTAAAGCTGATTAAGCAATTAGCTTCCTGTTCATCTGCTCAACTTTACCAAGTAGTTAAACTTACACTTTTGCTCTGTAATGTGAGACTAAAACGAGTTCTATAGTTTACCCCTTTCTTGCAACAGAAACATAGTGACAAATCTTTTCAATTgtagcagatttttaaaataagaatgagCTCCAAAATATGTAGAAGAAATTTCCCATATTTGTACTTGTTTATATAGCATTAATCCAAAACTCTACAGGCAGATTCTGACCTCAGTTACACCAGAGCAAACTCTGAAAAAACAATGTTTAAATTAATGAAATTAGACCGGTGTAACTGACATTAGAATCTGACCccatgggtgctggaacaatgtgtatagtaggggtgctgagagccatttaagcaaactgtaaaccctgtgtatgatggaaactacttcaagtcagggggctgtggcagcacccccagcacctctagtttCAGCACCTGTGCCCAAATTCTTGCTGTGTTCTTACCAGCTAGAAGTGCTTGTTGACAGATAAGTGATGCATTACTGCAGAAAATATTGTGGCCTGCTCTTGTGTCTAAGTCTGCATTCAGGTTGTTATTATTCC
Proteins encoded:
- the SPIC gene encoding transcription factor Spi-C, producing the protein MAKQPLTLLGQDFTLFVYTLRTTYMNYSDQDILGQAFEDALEVLQQHSDGEIQYSPVDYKNCPTLIDHHPHLRASPNYSAAPPTEEPVYSWRNVINSATDLYSEGTVYHTLSNIPENQVMHTTASQQKGGKGRKKLRLFEYLHESLCDPDMANCIQWVDKPHGVFQFVSKNKEKLAELWGERKGNRKVMTYQKMARALRNYGRTGEIIKIRRKLTYQFSAAVLQRLSPSYFLGKETVYCQYLQYNQEYQCSDDWITYNNYMYNNELQHANG